A genomic stretch from Thermosipho affectus includes:
- a CDS encoding MFS transporter: MTVLLSDKFGILKVMIVTYIIRVIILLLFPIFVVNFITLCIAVAITGWGFAVNLALFPVLTAEYFGTKNLGVNYGLIFTAFGVGAISPTIGSWIYDSTGNYSYVFISAGFLFGI, encoded by the coding sequence TTGACGGTATTATTAAGTGATAAGTTTGGCATTTTAAAAGTAATGATAGTAACTTATATAATCCGAGTAATAATACTACTCTTATTTCCCATTTTCGTTGTAAACTTTATCACTTTATGTATTGCGGTCGCAATAACAGGATGGGGATTTGCTGTGAACCTGGCACTTTTCCCCGTTTTAACGGCAGAATATTTTGGAACAAAAAATTTAGGGGTTAATTACGGCTTAATATTTACAGCCTTTGGTGTAGGAGCAATATCACCGACAATAGGTTCTTGGATATATGATTCAACTGGCAATTATTCTTATGTCTTCATATCCGCTGGTTTTCTTTTTGGCATTTAA
- a CDS encoding NAD(P)H-dependent oxidoreductase subunit E, with protein MKPPIVKIDNEFYQDMTPEKLKDIILNLVKNKK; from the coding sequence ATGAAACCACCAATAGTTAAAATAGACAATGAATTTTACCAAGATATGACTCCTGAAAAACTGAAAGATATAATATTAAATTTGGTAAAAAATAAAAAGTAA